From Saccopteryx leptura isolate mSacLep1 chromosome 3, mSacLep1_pri_phased_curated, whole genome shotgun sequence, one genomic window encodes:
- the FAM161A gene encoding protein FAM161A isoform X1 codes for MAASHRAAKLAASSLQTPVNPNTGARVAQYEREDPLEDLAAAAAVAAAFEEEEEEEEEPKAVQRARALTDFSSLSMMDGQKLINFEDLVDFSEIYHSNEEYFRKLEKLKAAHMETMAKLEKMYQKKLNLKETEPVIIRKEASSVSSMSVSEENYYHPASSLITSLSEPDLGRSSSLIVSSSEDELSNLEKEYSKKNGMMTYAKELINNMWTNFSVKDYMQYEDAELPPVKKTKKKPKEWVPKITVPEPFQMMIREQKKKEDNMKSKSDIEMVHKLLKKQEEDLEWKKTFRANPVPAFVFLPLYHDIVKQKEERRRTMKEKSKEALLASQKPFKFIAREEQRQAIRDKQLRDFFKSTKKTKTNRFKARPVPRSIYGSATNDRLKEEELCRNIKTQLRAQEHLPNSSPLPCRPAHRRFAARKPKCLEQAEKLKCKSKCRSQTADFRILPERYQKHLSEQKCPKLQTVCKPADFRAASHASTKREKILADIEADEENSKETCWPHLSLRRESPVRSPKAKHGSCDYNPPMPTVSSRGREQATRRSLEEKKMLEEERNRILTKQKQRMKELRKLLTTRAKAYDSHQSLVQMSKSRMISLRKSEKERMREYRRELEEREEKLKSRPLLFERVAQKNARMAAEKHYSNTLKALGISDEFVSKKSQSGKIFESFSSQEMKSVTEDKESFNEEEKVEERENGEENYFTETNSQDSCKEKDEAEEESEEKAVEE; via the exons ACTGATTTTAGCAGCCTTTCCATGATGGATGGACAAAAACTTATAAACTTTGAGGACCTCGTGGATTTCTCTGAAATTTACCACTCTAATGAAGAATATTTCAGAAAACTGGAAAAGCTGAaggctgcccacatggaaactaTGGCAAAGTTAGAAAAAATGTaccagaaaaaattaaatttaaaggaaacTGAGCCAGTAATCATCAGGAAAGAAGCTTCTAGTGTCTCTTCCAT GTCTGTATCAGAAGAGAACTACTATCACCCTGCCTCGTCATTAATCACATCACTTTCAGAACCTGATTTAGGTCGTTCTTCCTCCTTGATTGTGTCTTCCTCTGAAGATGAGTTGTCCAACTTAGAAAAGGAGTATTCTAAGAAGAACGGAATGATGACTTATGCTAAGGAGCTCATCAACAACATGTGGACAAACTTTTCTGTTAAAGATTACATGCAGTATGAAGATGCTGAGTTGCCACccgttaaaaaaacaaagaagaaaccaaaagaatgGGTGCCAAAGATTACAGTACCTGAGCCTTTTCAAATGATGAttagagaacagaagaaaaaagaagataacatGAAATCTAAATCAGATATTGAAATGGTACACAAGCTGctcaaaaaacaagaagaagatcTAGAGTGGAAGAAAACATTCCGAGCCAACCCAGTtccagcatttgtctttctccccCTTTATCATGATATAGTCAAGCAGAAAGAAGAACGAAGGAGGACTATGaaggagaaaagcaaagaagCTCTTCTGGCCTCGCAGAAGCCATTTAAGTTTATTGCAAGGGAGGAACAGAGGCAAGCAATCCGGGACAAGCAGCTGAGAGACTTTTTTAagtctacaaagaaaacaaaaacaaatcgaTTTAAAGCCAGACCTGTACCTCGATCTATTTATGGTTCAGCTACCAATGACAGGTTAAAGGAAGAAGAGCTCTGTAGAAACATTAAGACACAGCTGAGAGCCCAAGAACATTTACCAAATTCATCCCCTCTGCCTTGTAGACCAGCTCACAGACGTTTTGCTGCTAGGAAGCCCAAGTGTCTTGAACAGGCTGAAAAGTTGAAGTGTAAATCCAAGTGTAGGAGCCAGACTGCTGATTTTAGAATACTTCCTGAGAGATATCAGAAACACCTCTCAGAACAGAAATGTCCAAAACTACAAACAGTCTGCAAACCAGCTGATTTTCGTGCAGCCTCACATGCATccactaaaagagaaaaaattttggcAGATATTGAAGCAGATgaagaaaattcaaaagaaacaTGTTGGCCTCATCTGTCTCTAAGGCGTGAGTCACCAGTAAGAAGTCCAAAGGCAAAGCATGGGTCTTGTGACTACAACCCTCCAATGCCCACAGTATCTTCCAGAGGAAGAGAACAAGCCACAAG GAGATCActtgaggaaaagaaaatgttggaAGAGGAGAGAAATCGGATCCTAACTAAGCAGAAGCAAAGAATGAAAGAATTGCGGAAACTCCTGACAACCCGGGCTAAGGCTTATGACTCACATCAAAGTTTAGTTCAGATGTCTAAATCCAGAATGATATCTCTCAG aaagagtgaAAAGGAAAGGATGAGAGAATACCGAAGAGAactagaagaaagagaagaaaaattaaaaagcaggcCGCTACTATTTGAAAGAGTTGCTCAG AAAAATGCAAGAATGGCAGCAGAAAAGCATTATTCTAACACCCTAAAAGCACTAGGAATATCTGATGAGTTTGTTTCAAAGAAAAGCCaaagtggaaaaatatttgaGTCCTTCAGCAGTCAAGAGATGAAAAGTGTCACTGAAGATAAAGAAAG CtttaatgaagaagaaaaagtagaagaaagagagaatggggaagaaaattatttcactgAAACTAACAGCCAGGATTCTTGCAAGGAAAAAGATGAAGCCGAGGAAGAGAGTGAAGAGAAAGCTGTGGAAGAATAA